The following coding sequences are from one Tachysurus vachellii isolate PV-2020 chromosome 7, HZAU_Pvac_v1, whole genome shotgun sequence window:
- the miga1 gene encoding mitoguardin 1 produces MAEDLLRDSSLSLKTAVLHAAELPLSVLSSLPQVSLSSGTKKLVAVAAFGAVSVLFLARRFRRRKGKKKVVQEQKRSDFLSTLPPLKDAACTRPNLSLSLNSKGTFFRHAASNGGLHSKLSSSLQSLTSVKSMNSCSEGTSGSACWDRTDDGDLRNIVTTPENLYLMGMELFEEALRRWEEALNFRSRLADDEAECFSVKLGAGDAIAEETVEDIISGEFIRKLESLLQRAYRLQEEFEGALGFTEPSSHHSEKHNEGSARDDLDDSCWRDTVSIGSTDSFVSAAELSEHKTVMGLSSLCRYPFYEDALQMAEDGKISCRVLRTEMLECLGDTDFLAKLHCIRQACQVILQELSTRTFLADTGKKILSSIIVKAKKNPKRFEEVYEKMIGFLEQREHWENTEAELSARGVRHLNFYDIVLDFILMDSFEDLENPPMSITNVVNNRWLNDAFKETAVASSCWSVLKQKRQHVKDQDGFIAHFYAVCEHVSPELAWGFLGPKSSLHDFCCFFKEQVILFLKDIFDLEKVRYSSVETLAEDVLHLLHHRAELLLSFSGSDCTPHTNGCVCTVSDL; encoded by the exons ATGGCAGAAGATTTGCTCAGAGACTCCTCTCTGTCCTTAAAGACGGCTGTCCTTCATGCAGCCGAACTTCCACTGTCAGTCCTTTCCTCTCTTCCACAG GTGAGTCTGAGCTCTGGCACTAAGAAGCTGGTGGCTGTTGCTGCCTTCGGCGCCGTCTCCGTCCTCTTCCTCGCCCGTCGCTTCAGGCGGcggaaaggaaagaagaaagtgGTGCAGGAGCAGAAGAGGTCTGATTTCCTCTCAACGCTTCCACCGTTGAAAG ATGCTGCTTGCACTCGTCCAAACCTCAGTTTGTCTCTGAACTCGAAGGGCACCTTTTTCCGTCACGCCGCATCTAACGGTGGCTTACACAGCAAACTCTCCAGCTCCCTGCAGAGTCTGACCTCG GTGAAGAGCATGAACTCTTGCAGCGAGGGCACCAGCGGATCAGCCTGCTGGGACAGAACGGACGATGGCGATCTACGCAACATCGTCACGACTCCAGAAAACCTCTACCTCATGG GTATGGAGTTGTTTGAGGAGGCGCTGCGACGCTGGGAAGAAGCGCTAAATTTCCGTAGCCGGCTGGCTGACGACGAGGCCGAGTGCTTTTCTGTAAAACTGGGAGCCGGAGACGCCATCGCAGAGGAGACCGTCGAG GACATCATCAGCGGCGAGTTCATCCGTAAGCTAGAGTCTCTGCTGCAGAGAGCATATCGGCTCCAAGAGGAGTTTGAAGGAGCGCTGGGATTCACGGAGCCGTCTTCACACCACAGCG AGAAGCACAACGAAGGCTCAGCGAGGGACGATTTGGACGACTCGTGTTGGAGAGACACCGTGAGCATCGGCTCCACCGACTCCTTTGTGTCCGCAGCAGAG CTGTCTGAGCATAAGACTGTCATGGGTCTCAGCTCTCTGTGTCGTTATCCCTTCTACGAGGACGCTCTGCAGATGGCCGAGGACGGGAAAATATCCTGCAGAGTTCTCCG AACCGAGATGCTTGAATGCCTCGGAGACACCGATTTCCTCGCCAAGCTTCACTGCATCCGCCAGGCTTGTCAG GTCATTCTACAAGAGTTATCGACTCGTACGTTTCTGGCTGACAcggggaaaaaaatcttgtcCTCTATAATCGTGAAAGCCAAGAAG AATCCCAAGAGATTTGAGGAAGTTTATGAGAAGATGATCGGCTTCCTGGAGCAGAGGGAGCACTGGGAGAACACCGAAGCTGAGCTCTCTGCGAGAGGG GTGAGGCATTTAAACTTCTACGACATCGTCCTCGACTTTATCCTAATGGATTCGTTTGAGGATCTGGAGAATCCGCCCATGTCCATCACGAATGTCGTCAACAACCGCTGGCTAAACGATGCCTTCAAAGAAACT GCGGTGGCTTCGAGCTGCTGGTCTGTTCTAAAGCAGAAGCGACAACACGTGAAG gATCAGGATGGCTTTATCGCTCACTTCTACGCTGTCTGTGAACACGTTAGTCCCGAGTTAGCGTGGGGTTTCCTGGGGCCTAAAAGCTCCCTGCATGACTTTTGCTGTTTCTTCAAG GAGCAGGTGATACTCTTCCTGAAGGACATCTTTGATCTGGAGAAGGTGCGTTACTCCAGCGTGGAAACTCTGGCTGAAGACGTACTGCACCTGCTGCACCACCGAGCCGAGTTGCTTCTGAGCTTCTCGGGCTCCGATTGTACCCCACACACTAACGGCTGCGTCTGCACCGTGTCCGATTTGTAA
- the fubp1 gene encoding far upstream element-binding protein 1 isoform X2, translating to MADYTSVAPPSSNAGGGMNDAFKDALQRARQIAAKIGGDGVNPPPPTNEFAYGGQKRPLEDADQPETKKVASDPFAAMGGMAGLPRPMSEEFKVPDGMVGFIIGRGGEQISRIQQESACKIQIAPDSGGMPERSVTLTGSPDSIMTAKRLLTEIVEKGRPTPFHNDGPGMSVQEIMIPASKAGLVIGKGGETIKQLQERAGVKMVMIQDGPQNTGADKPLRISGDPYKVQQAKDMVMDLIRDQGFREQRGEYGSRMGGGGGGGGGGGGGGGGGGGEGLDVPVPRFAVGIVIGRNGEMIKKIQNDTGVKIQFKPDDGTTPDRIAQIMGPPDRAQHAASIITDLLHSVQAGGPPGPGGRGRGRGHGNWNMGPPGGLQEFSFTVPTVKTGLIIGKGGETIKSISQQSGARIELQRNPPPNADPNIKMFTVRGTPQQIDYARQLVEEKIGGPVSPMGGPHGPPGPHGGPAPHGPPGPPGPPAPMGPYNPGPYNQGPPGPHGGPPGPYQPQGWGNGYPHWQQGQPDPNKAAADANAAAWAAYYAQYQQQPQAPMTPTSAAAPGTAPANGQGDPQAPGQSGQADYTKAWEEYYKKMGQQGQQPQDYTKAWEEYYKKQGQAAPQAAGPSSSQPGGQPDYSAAWAEYYRQQAAYYGQGGSQPMGSAPPAQQGQ from the exons ATGGCTGATTACACGAGTGTGGCGCCGCCATCCTCAAACGCCGGCGGAGGAATGAACGACGCTTTTAAAGACGCATTACAACGGGCGAGACAG ataGCCGCTAAAATCGGCGGTGATGGAGTTAATCCACCTCCTCCAACCAACGAGTTTGCATACGGAGGGCAGAAAAGGCCTTTGGAAGACGCGG ATCAGCCAGAAACAAAGAAAGTCGCAAGTGACC CTTTTGCTGCAATGGGTGGAATGGCTGGTCTTCCAAG GCCTATGTCAGAAGAGTTCAAGGTTCCAGACGGCATGGTCGGCTTTA TTATcggaagaggaggagagcagaTTTCAAGGATACAGCAAGAATCTGCATGCAAGATCCAGATAGCTCCAG ACAGCGGCGGCATGCCTGAGCGCTCGGTGACGTTAACAGGCTCTCCGGATTCCatcat GACTGCAAAGAGGTTACTGACCGAGATTGTGGAAAAGGGCAGACCGACTCCATTTCACAACGATGGCCCTGGCATGTCTGTTCAGGAAATTATGATTCCGGCATCCAAAGCAGGCCTCGTCATCGGAAAGGGAGGCGAGACAATTAAACAGTTACAG GAGCGAGCTGGAGTGAAGATGGTAATGATTCAGGATGGGCCTCAGAACACTGGGGCGGACAAACCGCTAAGGATTTCTGGAGATCCTTATAAAGTTCAG CAAGCTAAAGACATGGTGATGGACCTGATCAGAGACCAGGGTTTCCGAGAGCAGAGGGGTGAATACGGATCACGGAtgggtggaggtggaggaggaggaggaggcggcggcggcggaggaggaggaggaggaggagaaggtttGGAT GTCCCAGTGCCACGCTTCGCAGTGGGGATTGTGATCGGCAGGAATGGAGAAATGATCAAGAAGATTCAGAACGACACCGGTGTTAAAATTCAGTTCAAACCAG ATGACGGCACTACACCAGACAGGATTGCTCAGATCATGGGACCCCCTGACCGAGCGCAGCATGCAGCCAGCATCATTACAGACCTGTTGCATAGTGTGCAAGCTGGCGGTCCACCCGGCCCCGGGGGCAGGGGCAGAGGTCGTGGCCATGGTAACTGGAACATGGGCCCACCAGGGGGCCTGCAGGAGTTCTCCTTCACTGTTCCTACTGTTAAGACCGGCCTCATTATCGGCAAAG GAGGGGAGACGATTAAAAGCATAAGCCAGCAGTCTGGTGCCAGAATAGAGTTGCAGAGAAATCCTCCTCCCAACGCTGACCCCAACATAAAGATGTTCACAGTGCGCGGAACACCGCAGCAGATCGATTACGCCAGACAGCTCGTTGAAGAGAAGATCGGG GGTCCCGTCAGCCCTATGGGTGGACCGCACGGACCACCGGGACCTCACGGAGGCCCTGCACCGCACGGCCCCCCAGGTCCGCCTGGACCTCCTGCGCCTATGGGACCTTACAACCCAGGGCCCTACAACCAGGGACCTCCTGGACCACA CGGTGGTCCTCCAGGGCCGTACCAACCGCAGGGCTGGGGTAACGGTTACCCTCACTGGCAGCAGGGCCAGCCTGATCCCA ATAAAGCAGCGGCCGATGCTAACGCCGCAGCGTGGGCTGCCTATTACGCTCAGTACCAGCAGCAGCCTCAGGCTCCCATGACTCCCACCAGCGCTGCCGCTCCTGGCACCGCACCAGCTAACGGTCAAG GTGACCCGCAGGCTCCAGGTCAGAGCGGACAGGCAGATTACACCAAGGCCTGGGAAGAATATTACAAGAAAATGG GTCAACAAGGCCAGCAGCCGCAGGATTACACCAAAGCGTGGGAGGAATACTATAAGAAACAAG GTCAGGCGGCCCCTCAGGCGGCCGGGCCGAGCTCTTCCCAGCCTGGAGGCCAGCCGGACTACAGCGCCGCGTGGGCTGAATATTACCGCCAGCAAGCGGCCTACTACGGCCAGGGCGGCTCTCAGCCCATGGGATCGGCACCACCGGCCCAGCAG GGCCAGTAA
- the fubp1 gene encoding far upstream element-binding protein 1 isoform X3 yields the protein MADYTSVAPPSSNAGGGMNDAFKDALQRARQIAAKIGGDGVNPPPPTNEFAYGGQKRPLEDADQPETKKVASDPFAAMGGMAGLPRPMSEEFKVPDGMVGFIIGRGGEQISRIQQESACKIQIAPDSGGMPERSVTLTGSPDSIMTAKRLLTEIVEKGRPTPFHNDGPGMSVQEIMIPASKAGLVIGKGGETIKQLQERAGVKMVMIQDGPQNTGADKPLRISGDPYKVQQAKDMVMDLIRDQGFREQRGEYGSRMGGGGGGGGGGGGGGGGGGGEGLDVPVPRFAVGIVIGRNGEMIKKIQNDTGVKIQFKPDDGTTPDRIAQIMGPPDRAQHAASIITDLLHSVQAGGPPGPGGRGRGRGHGNWNMGPPGGLQEFSFTVPTVKTGLIIGKGGETIKSISQQSGARIELQRNPPPNADPNIKMFTVRGTPQQIDYARQLVEEKIGGPVSPMGGPHGPPGPHGGPAPHGPPGPPGPPAPMGPYNPGPYNQGPPGPHGGPPGPYQPQGWGNGYPHWQQGQPDPNKAAADANAAAWAAYYAQYQQQPQAPMTPTSAAAPGTAPANGQGQQGQQPQDYTKAWEEYYKKQGQAAPQAAGPSSSQPGGQPDYSAAWAEYYRQQAAYYGQGGSQPMGSAPPAQQLHQESLHPDISES from the exons ATGGCTGATTACACGAGTGTGGCGCCGCCATCCTCAAACGCCGGCGGAGGAATGAACGACGCTTTTAAAGACGCATTACAACGGGCGAGACAG ataGCCGCTAAAATCGGCGGTGATGGAGTTAATCCACCTCCTCCAACCAACGAGTTTGCATACGGAGGGCAGAAAAGGCCTTTGGAAGACGCGG ATCAGCCAGAAACAAAGAAAGTCGCAAGTGACC CTTTTGCTGCAATGGGTGGAATGGCTGGTCTTCCAAG GCCTATGTCAGAAGAGTTCAAGGTTCCAGACGGCATGGTCGGCTTTA TTATcggaagaggaggagagcagaTTTCAAGGATACAGCAAGAATCTGCATGCAAGATCCAGATAGCTCCAG ACAGCGGCGGCATGCCTGAGCGCTCGGTGACGTTAACAGGCTCTCCGGATTCCatcat GACTGCAAAGAGGTTACTGACCGAGATTGTGGAAAAGGGCAGACCGACTCCATTTCACAACGATGGCCCTGGCATGTCTGTTCAGGAAATTATGATTCCGGCATCCAAAGCAGGCCTCGTCATCGGAAAGGGAGGCGAGACAATTAAACAGTTACAG GAGCGAGCTGGAGTGAAGATGGTAATGATTCAGGATGGGCCTCAGAACACTGGGGCGGACAAACCGCTAAGGATTTCTGGAGATCCTTATAAAGTTCAG CAAGCTAAAGACATGGTGATGGACCTGATCAGAGACCAGGGTTTCCGAGAGCAGAGGGGTGAATACGGATCACGGAtgggtggaggtggaggaggaggaggaggcggcggcggcggaggaggaggaggaggaggagaaggtttGGAT GTCCCAGTGCCACGCTTCGCAGTGGGGATTGTGATCGGCAGGAATGGAGAAATGATCAAGAAGATTCAGAACGACACCGGTGTTAAAATTCAGTTCAAACCAG ATGACGGCACTACACCAGACAGGATTGCTCAGATCATGGGACCCCCTGACCGAGCGCAGCATGCAGCCAGCATCATTACAGACCTGTTGCATAGTGTGCAAGCTGGCGGTCCACCCGGCCCCGGGGGCAGGGGCAGAGGTCGTGGCCATGGTAACTGGAACATGGGCCCACCAGGGGGCCTGCAGGAGTTCTCCTTCACTGTTCCTACTGTTAAGACCGGCCTCATTATCGGCAAAG GAGGGGAGACGATTAAAAGCATAAGCCAGCAGTCTGGTGCCAGAATAGAGTTGCAGAGAAATCCTCCTCCCAACGCTGACCCCAACATAAAGATGTTCACAGTGCGCGGAACACCGCAGCAGATCGATTACGCCAGACAGCTCGTTGAAGAGAAGATCGGG GGTCCCGTCAGCCCTATGGGTGGACCGCACGGACCACCGGGACCTCACGGAGGCCCTGCACCGCACGGCCCCCCAGGTCCGCCTGGACCTCCTGCGCCTATGGGACCTTACAACCCAGGGCCCTACAACCAGGGACCTCCTGGACCACA CGGTGGTCCTCCAGGGCCGTACCAACCGCAGGGCTGGGGTAACGGTTACCCTCACTGGCAGCAGGGCCAGCCTGATCCCA ATAAAGCAGCGGCCGATGCTAACGCCGCAGCGTGGGCTGCCTATTACGCTCAGTACCAGCAGCAGCCTCAGGCTCCCATGACTCCCACCAGCGCTGCCGCTCCTGGCACCGCACCAGCTAACGGTCAAG GTCAACAAGGCCAGCAGCCGCAGGATTACACCAAAGCGTGGGAGGAATACTATAAGAAACAAG GTCAGGCGGCCCCTCAGGCGGCCGGGCCGAGCTCTTCCCAGCCTGGAGGCCAGCCGGACTACAGCGCCGCGTGGGCTGAATATTACCGCCAGCAAGCGGCCTACTACGGCCAGGGCGGCTCTCAGCCCATGGGATCGGCACCACCGGCCCAGCAG CTTCATCAGGAGTCCCTGCATCCCGACATCAGCGAGAGTTAA
- the fubp1 gene encoding far upstream element-binding protein 1 isoform X1: MADYTSVAPPSSNAGGGMNDAFKDALQRARQIAAKIGGDGVNPPPPTNEFAYGGQKRPLEDADQPETKKVASDPFAAMGGMAGLPRPMSEEFKVPDGMVGFIIGRGGEQISRIQQESACKIQIAPDSGGMPERSVTLTGSPDSIMTAKRLLTEIVEKGRPTPFHNDGPGMSVQEIMIPASKAGLVIGKGGETIKQLQERAGVKMVMIQDGPQNTGADKPLRISGDPYKVQQAKDMVMDLIRDQGFREQRGEYGSRMGGGGGGGGGGGGGGGGGGGEGLDVPVPRFAVGIVIGRNGEMIKKIQNDTGVKIQFKPDDGTTPDRIAQIMGPPDRAQHAASIITDLLHSVQAGGPPGPGGRGRGRGHGNWNMGPPGGLQEFSFTVPTVKTGLIIGKGGETIKSISQQSGARIELQRNPPPNADPNIKMFTVRGTPQQIDYARQLVEEKIGGPVSPMGGPHGPPGPHGGPAPHGPPGPPGPPAPMGPYNPGPYNQGPPGPHGGPPGPYQPQGWGNGYPHWQQGQPDPNKAAADANAAAWAAYYAQYQQQPQAPMTPTSAAAPGTAPANGQGDPQAPGQSGQADYTKAWEEYYKKMGQQGQQPQDYTKAWEEYYKKQGQAAPQAAGPSSSQPGGQPDYSAAWAEYYRQQAAYYGQGGSQPMGSAPPAQQLHQESLHPDISES; this comes from the exons ATGGCTGATTACACGAGTGTGGCGCCGCCATCCTCAAACGCCGGCGGAGGAATGAACGACGCTTTTAAAGACGCATTACAACGGGCGAGACAG ataGCCGCTAAAATCGGCGGTGATGGAGTTAATCCACCTCCTCCAACCAACGAGTTTGCATACGGAGGGCAGAAAAGGCCTTTGGAAGACGCGG ATCAGCCAGAAACAAAGAAAGTCGCAAGTGACC CTTTTGCTGCAATGGGTGGAATGGCTGGTCTTCCAAG GCCTATGTCAGAAGAGTTCAAGGTTCCAGACGGCATGGTCGGCTTTA TTATcggaagaggaggagagcagaTTTCAAGGATACAGCAAGAATCTGCATGCAAGATCCAGATAGCTCCAG ACAGCGGCGGCATGCCTGAGCGCTCGGTGACGTTAACAGGCTCTCCGGATTCCatcat GACTGCAAAGAGGTTACTGACCGAGATTGTGGAAAAGGGCAGACCGACTCCATTTCACAACGATGGCCCTGGCATGTCTGTTCAGGAAATTATGATTCCGGCATCCAAAGCAGGCCTCGTCATCGGAAAGGGAGGCGAGACAATTAAACAGTTACAG GAGCGAGCTGGAGTGAAGATGGTAATGATTCAGGATGGGCCTCAGAACACTGGGGCGGACAAACCGCTAAGGATTTCTGGAGATCCTTATAAAGTTCAG CAAGCTAAAGACATGGTGATGGACCTGATCAGAGACCAGGGTTTCCGAGAGCAGAGGGGTGAATACGGATCACGGAtgggtggaggtggaggaggaggaggaggcggcggcggcggaggaggaggaggaggaggagaaggtttGGAT GTCCCAGTGCCACGCTTCGCAGTGGGGATTGTGATCGGCAGGAATGGAGAAATGATCAAGAAGATTCAGAACGACACCGGTGTTAAAATTCAGTTCAAACCAG ATGACGGCACTACACCAGACAGGATTGCTCAGATCATGGGACCCCCTGACCGAGCGCAGCATGCAGCCAGCATCATTACAGACCTGTTGCATAGTGTGCAAGCTGGCGGTCCACCCGGCCCCGGGGGCAGGGGCAGAGGTCGTGGCCATGGTAACTGGAACATGGGCCCACCAGGGGGCCTGCAGGAGTTCTCCTTCACTGTTCCTACTGTTAAGACCGGCCTCATTATCGGCAAAG GAGGGGAGACGATTAAAAGCATAAGCCAGCAGTCTGGTGCCAGAATAGAGTTGCAGAGAAATCCTCCTCCCAACGCTGACCCCAACATAAAGATGTTCACAGTGCGCGGAACACCGCAGCAGATCGATTACGCCAGACAGCTCGTTGAAGAGAAGATCGGG GGTCCCGTCAGCCCTATGGGTGGACCGCACGGACCACCGGGACCTCACGGAGGCCCTGCACCGCACGGCCCCCCAGGTCCGCCTGGACCTCCTGCGCCTATGGGACCTTACAACCCAGGGCCCTACAACCAGGGACCTCCTGGACCACA CGGTGGTCCTCCAGGGCCGTACCAACCGCAGGGCTGGGGTAACGGTTACCCTCACTGGCAGCAGGGCCAGCCTGATCCCA ATAAAGCAGCGGCCGATGCTAACGCCGCAGCGTGGGCTGCCTATTACGCTCAGTACCAGCAGCAGCCTCAGGCTCCCATGACTCCCACCAGCGCTGCCGCTCCTGGCACCGCACCAGCTAACGGTCAAG GTGACCCGCAGGCTCCAGGTCAGAGCGGACAGGCAGATTACACCAAGGCCTGGGAAGAATATTACAAGAAAATGG GTCAACAAGGCCAGCAGCCGCAGGATTACACCAAAGCGTGGGAGGAATACTATAAGAAACAAG GTCAGGCGGCCCCTCAGGCGGCCGGGCCGAGCTCTTCCCAGCCTGGAGGCCAGCCGGACTACAGCGCCGCGTGGGCTGAATATTACCGCCAGCAAGCGGCCTACTACGGCCAGGGCGGCTCTCAGCCCATGGGATCGGCACCACCGGCCCAGCAG CTTCATCAGGAGTCCCTGCATCCCGACATCAGCGAGAGTTAA